In Picosynechococcus sp. PCC 7002, the following are encoded in one genomic region:
- the hisA gene encoding 1-(5-phosphoribosyl)-5-[(5-phosphoribosylamino)methylideneamino]imidazole-4-carboxamide isomerase: protein MEVIPAIDLLGGQCVRLYQGDYQQAQVFNNDPVQVARTWAEQGATRLHVVDLDGAKQGESVNLGAIAKIAAAIDIPVQVGGGLRTVESVAQLFDVGVERAILGTAAVDNPDLVTELCAKYPGRIAVGIDARDGKVATKGWLETSAVLATDLAKQMATQGVAAIIYTDIHRDGTMAGPNLEALRELAATIEIPVIASGGVSSLADLVNLVALEGIGVTGAIVGRAIYTGDINLAEAVKAVGPQRLQDVFPDDGTAIA, encoded by the coding sequence ATGGAAGTTATTCCCGCTATTGATCTGCTCGGTGGCCAATGTGTGCGCCTCTATCAGGGTGATTATCAACAGGCGCAAGTGTTTAATAATGACCCGGTTCAGGTGGCACGGACTTGGGCTGAGCAGGGGGCAACGCGGCTCCATGTGGTGGATTTAGACGGGGCAAAACAGGGAGAGTCGGTCAATCTAGGGGCGATCGCCAAAATTGCAGCAGCGATTGATATTCCTGTACAGGTGGGCGGTGGTCTCCGTACGGTAGAAAGTGTGGCGCAATTGTTTGATGTGGGTGTAGAGCGAGCCATTCTTGGGACGGCGGCGGTAGATAATCCGGATCTCGTGACAGAACTCTGTGCCAAATATCCGGGCCGGATTGCGGTTGGGATTGATGCCCGCGATGGAAAGGTAGCGACAAAGGGATGGTTGGAAACATCGGCGGTTTTAGCGACGGATTTGGCGAAACAGATGGCTACCCAGGGGGTCGCTGCCATTATTTACACGGATATTCATCGAGATGGCACCATGGCTGGGCCTAATTTGGAGGCGCTGCGGGAATTGGCGGCCACCATTGAGATTCCGGTGATTGCGTCGGGGGGCGTGAGTTCTTTGGCGGATCTGGTTAATCTTGTGGCCCTCGAAGGGATCGGAGTCACAGGAGCGATTGTGGGCCGGGCGATTTATACCGGAGATATTAATTTGGCTGAAGCGGTGAAGGCGGTTGGCCCCCAACGTTTACAGGATGTGTTTCCGGATGATGGTACGGCGATCGCCTAA
- a CDS encoding SpoIID/LytB domain-containing protein, translating to MLRPLRRLIGHSWVLSGLVWLGTLAPAQAAVDLRVAVRQTTANLQVGSSTNALIRNGQGQVLGEIAGMSSFAVGRQGNQLAFDRWRATEVWIEPQGDGYVWIGDRWYRGRTQLRQSGNGILAINHVDLEDYLYSVVGAEAIPSWPQEALKAQAVAARTYALKKRSENAGKPYDLDTTTATQVYKGLNSEYSTTHAAVNATESQVMTYNGSVILAVFHSSSGGHTENVEDIWSQPLPYLRGVVDYDQSSPVYQWSKTISAARLGELVGGVGTVKQLIPQRATPQGRVITMKVIGDRGTKNISGDQLRSLLELRSTLINARIQQGDVYIYGKGFGHGVGMSQWGANGLAAQGIDYQQILRHYYQNATIAKLTPR from the coding sequence ATGCTGAGACCCTTACGTAGATTAATCGGACATTCCTGGGTTCTTTCGGGGCTTGTATGGCTAGGAACCCTTGCACCTGCACAGGCAGCGGTTGATCTCCGGGTCGCTGTACGGCAGACGACGGCCAATCTCCAGGTGGGCAGTTCCACCAATGCTTTAATCAGAAATGGCCAAGGCCAAGTCCTCGGTGAAATTGCCGGAATGAGTTCCTTTGCCGTGGGACGCCAGGGTAATCAGTTGGCGTTTGACCGTTGGCGGGCAACTGAGGTCTGGATTGAGCCCCAGGGTGATGGCTATGTGTGGATTGGCGATCGCTGGTACCGGGGGCGCACCCAACTCCGGCAGAGTGGCAACGGAATTCTCGCCATCAATCACGTCGATCTCGAAGACTATCTCTATAGTGTTGTCGGCGCTGAAGCAATTCCCAGTTGGCCCCAGGAAGCCCTCAAAGCCCAGGCTGTCGCGGCTCGTACCTATGCATTAAAAAAACGCTCGGAAAATGCCGGGAAACCCTACGACCTAGACACCACAACGGCGACACAGGTCTACAAGGGTCTAAATAGCGAGTACAGCACAACCCATGCTGCCGTTAACGCCACGGAAAGTCAGGTGATGACCTATAACGGTAGTGTTATTCTGGCGGTATTCCATTCTTCTTCGGGTGGCCATACCGAAAACGTCGAGGATATCTGGAGTCAACCTCTGCCCTATCTCCGGGGGGTTGTGGATTATGATCAGTCTTCGCCAGTCTATCAGTGGAGTAAAACCATTTCTGCGGCTCGCTTAGGAGAACTGGTTGGTGGTGTTGGTACCGTAAAGCAACTCATTCCCCAACGGGCTACCCCCCAGGGTCGGGTGATTACGATGAAAGTGATTGGCGATCGCGGCACCAAAAATATCAGTGGCGATCAACTGCGTAGTTTATTGGAACTGCGTAGCACTTTGATCAATGCCAGAATCCAACAGGGCGACGTTTATATCTACGGTAAAGGCTTTGGCCATGGCGTTGGTATGAGTCAATGGGGAGCTAATGGTTTAGCAGCCCAGGGCATCGATTACCAACAAATTCTGCGTCACTATTACCAAAATGCAACCATTGCGAAGCTGACGCCACGGTAA
- the crtH gene encoding carotenoid isomerase produces MTAKTAISAPQYDVIVIGSGIGGLVTATQLAAKGIKVLVLERYVIPGGSAGYFERQGYRFDVGASMIFGFGDRGTTNLLTRALAAVDMSIATIPDPVQIHYHLPNDLEVKVHRDYEEFLTELTARFPHEAKGIRKFYDECWKVFNCLNSIELLSLEEIRYLLRVFMQKPFACLGLLKYLPKNAGDLARQYIKDPELLKFIDMECYCWSVVPAELTPMINAGMVFSDRHYGGINYPEGGVGQIALKLVEGFEQHGGEIQYGANVYEIITDQGRAVGVRLANGTEYFAKKVISNATRWDTFEKLLPSENKPFFEEKWTENYQKSPSFLSVHLGVKADVLPPGTECHHILLENWDTMEAEQGTIFVSIPTLLDPSLAPEGYHIIHTFTPSWLSEWQGLSPQEYEAKKEAAAWQLVDRLEAIFPGLDAGLDYMEVGTPRTHRKFLGRVDGSYGPIPQRKLLGLLGMFNFAGFPPRVNKTEVSGLYCVGDSTFPGQGLNAVAFSGFACAHKVATDLGY; encoded by the coding sequence ATGACCGCCAAAACTGCCATTTCTGCTCCCCAGTACGATGTGATTGTCATTGGTTCCGGTATCGGGGGCCTCGTCACGGCAACCCAATTAGCAGCGAAAGGGATCAAGGTGTTGGTGCTAGAACGCTATGTGATCCCCGGTGGCAGTGCGGGTTATTTTGAGCGGCAGGGTTATCGGTTTGATGTGGGCGCTTCGATGATCTTTGGCTTTGGCGATCGCGGCACCACCAATCTCCTCACCCGGGCCCTCGCCGCAGTGGATATGTCAATTGCGACCATCCCAGATCCGGTGCAAATTCATTACCATCTCCCCAATGATCTTGAGGTCAAGGTACACCGTGACTACGAAGAATTTTTAACGGAGTTAACGGCACGGTTTCCCCACGAAGCCAAGGGCATTCGTAAATTTTATGATGAGTGCTGGAAAGTTTTTAATTGCCTCAATAGTATTGAGCTGCTTTCCCTCGAAGAAATTCGCTACCTGCTGCGGGTCTTTATGCAGAAACCCTTTGCTTGCCTAGGGTTACTCAAATATTTACCCAAAAATGCTGGGGATCTCGCCCGTCAATATATTAAAGACCCCGAACTGCTGAAGTTTATCGATATGGAATGTTACTGCTGGTCAGTGGTGCCAGCTGAACTGACTCCCATGATTAATGCGGGTATGGTGTTTAGCGATCGCCATTACGGGGGCATCAACTATCCAGAAGGCGGAGTGGGCCAAATCGCCCTCAAACTGGTTGAAGGTTTCGAACAACATGGTGGTGAAATCCAATACGGTGCGAATGTCTACGAAATCATCACCGACCAAGGCCGGGCCGTCGGCGTGCGCTTAGCCAATGGCACCGAGTATTTCGCCAAAAAAGTCATTTCCAATGCCACCCGCTGGGACACTTTTGAAAAACTGCTCCCCAGTGAAAATAAACCCTTTTTTGAAGAAAAGTGGACGGAGAATTACCAAAAATCCCCCAGCTTTCTCAGCGTTCACCTCGGTGTCAAAGCCGATGTTCTTCCTCCTGGGACGGAATGCCACCACATTTTGCTGGAGAATTGGGACACCATGGAAGCCGAGCAAGGCACCATTTTTGTTTCTATTCCGACGCTCCTCGATCCGAGTCTGGCCCCTGAGGGATACCACATCATTCACACCTTTACTCCCAGTTGGCTGAGTGAGTGGCAGGGCCTTTCTCCCCAGGAATATGAAGCCAAAAAAGAAGCCGCCGCCTGGCAACTCGTGGATCGCCTTGAAGCTATTTTTCCAGGGTTAGATGCGGGATTGGACTACATGGAAGTGGGGACACCGCGCACCCACCGCAAATTCCTCGGACGGGTCGATGGCTCCTACGGGCCGATTCCCCAACGCAAACTTTTGGGATTACTGGGAATGTTTAATTTTGCTGGTTTTCCACCCCGGGTCAATAAAACAGAAGTCTCTGGACTTTATTGTGTCGGCGATAGTACCTTCCCCGGACAGGGCTTAAATGCTGTGGCGTTTTCTGGTTTTGCCTGCGCCCACAAAGTAGCGACAGATCTCGGCTATTAA
- the rpmF gene encoding 50S ribosomal protein L32, with amino-acid sequence MAVPKKKTSKAKRDQRRAHWKRKATIEAQKALSLGKSVLTGRSSFVYPSPEDDEE; translated from the coding sequence ATGGCAGTTCCAAAGAAGAAAACCTCAAAGGCAAAGCGTGACCAACGCCGGGCCCACTGGAAGCGTAAGGCAACCATCGAAGCCCAAAAGGCCCTTTCCCTTGGCAAATCTGTGCTCACTGGTCGTTCTAGCTTTGTTTATCCTTCCCCCGAAGACGACGAAGAGTAA
- a CDS encoding DUF389 domain-containing protein, with protein sequence MVWYRRRLYRNPQAYGVVMEWWLGWVDFVQWFIPRPVTGKKTRRLYRQLLIEASWRLNFVMLTVSSCIIATFGLISNSTAVIIGAMLVAPLMLPLRGLAFAALEGELKLFWRSLYSITGATALSLALSWMIGVVIGIPDFGSELTARTQPNLIDLGIAVAAGGISGFAKVRRGISDALAGTAIAVALMPPLCVVGLSFSQGYFNYSRGAFLLYLTNLLGITLACMVVYILAGYAEINHALGWTMALTLILLVPLGARFVQLVQQLRLQQTITSQLTTKTVTVGQDVENVRVRVDWTSSPPIIYVNLQAKKEITPRQALLVEEFLRKRNRQVFQVIFQVSPIQEVKADDLDPHDLDLPELDMAPPRQ encoded by the coding sequence ATGGTGTGGTATCGACGACGGCTATACCGTAATCCCCAAGCCTACGGGGTCGTGATGGAATGGTGGTTGGGTTGGGTCGATTTTGTGCAGTGGTTTATTCCTCGCCCGGTGACGGGGAAAAAGACGCGGCGTCTGTATCGGCAGCTTTTGATCGAGGCGAGCTGGCGGCTTAATTTTGTGATGTTGACGGTCAGCTCCTGTATTATTGCCACTTTCGGGCTCATTAGTAATAGTACGGCTGTGATTATCGGGGCGATGCTGGTGGCGCCGCTCATGTTGCCGTTGCGGGGATTGGCCTTTGCCGCCCTAGAAGGGGAATTGAAATTATTTTGGCGATCGCTGTATTCAATTACCGGCGCAACCGCCCTTTCCCTGGCTTTATCCTGGATGATCGGCGTCGTCATTGGTATTCCTGATTTTGGCTCGGAACTAACGGCCCGGACGCAGCCAAATCTGATCGACCTTGGTATTGCCGTGGCCGCCGGGGGAATTAGCGGTTTTGCGAAGGTGCGCCGAGGCATTAGTGATGCCCTCGCAGGGACGGCGATCGCCGTTGCCCTGATGCCTCCCCTCTGTGTGGTGGGCCTATCCTTTTCCCAAGGTTATTTCAATTACTCCCGTGGCGCTTTCTTACTCTATCTAACCAACCTCCTCGGCATTACCCTTGCCTGCATGGTGGTCTACATCTTGGCTGGTTACGCCGAGATCAACCACGCCTTGGGTTGGACGATGGCCCTAACCCTGATTTTGTTAGTACCCCTGGGGGCAAGATTTGTTCAACTTGTGCAACAGCTCCGCCTACAACAAACCATCACCAGCCAGCTCACAACTAAAACCGTCACCGTCGGTCAAGATGTTGAAAATGTTCGGGTGCGGGTTGACTGGACTTCTTCCCCGCCGATTATCTATGTCAATCTCCAGGCGAAAAAAGAAATTACCCCCAGACAAGCTCTCCTCGTTGAAGAATTTTTACGCAAACGTAACCGTCAAGTTTTTCAAGTCATTTTTCAAGTTAGTCCGATCCAAGAAGTCAAAGCCGATGATCTCGATCCCCATGACCTGGACCTCCCCGAATTAGACATGGCCCCACCACGCCAATAG
- the pstB gene encoding phosphate ABC transporter ATP-binding protein PstB: protein MIELDNANATDYVLQTENVSVYYGNFLAIKGVYLNIPKNQVTAFIGPSGCGKSTLLRCYNRLNDLIPSFRIDGDIAYHGSSLYGSGVDPVEVRRRIGMVFQKPNPFPKSIYDNIAYGARINGYKGDMDELVERSLRQAALWDEVKDKLRQSGLALSGGQQQRLCIARTIAIQPEVVLMDEPCSALDPISTLKIEELIHQLKEQYTIVIVTHNMQQASRVADMTAFFNVKTNDDGTRQGYLGECDRTEVIFQNPREQATQEYVSGRFG, encoded by the coding sequence ATGATTGAACTCGACAATGCAAACGCCACAGACTACGTTCTGCAGACAGAAAATGTCAGTGTCTATTACGGTAACTTCCTGGCGATCAAAGGCGTTTACCTCAACATTCCCAAAAATCAAGTAACAGCATTTATTGGCCCCTCTGGTTGCGGTAAAAGCACTCTGCTGCGTTGCTATAACCGTCTCAATGATCTCATTCCTTCTTTCCGCATAGATGGCGACATCGCTTACCACGGCAGTAGTCTCTACGGATCCGGTGTAGATCCAGTGGAAGTGCGCCGTCGCATTGGCATGGTGTTCCAGAAGCCAAACCCCTTCCCTAAATCGATCTATGACAATATCGCCTATGGGGCACGGATCAATGGTTACAAGGGCGACATGGACGAACTGGTAGAACGCTCACTGCGCCAGGCCGCTCTTTGGGATGAGGTTAAGGATAAATTGCGTCAAAGTGGCCTCGCCCTATCTGGGGGGCAACAGCAACGGCTTTGTATTGCCCGGACAATCGCCATTCAGCCAGAGGTGGTGTTGATGGACGAGCCCTGTTCTGCTTTAGACCCGATTTCGACCCTCAAAATTGAAGAGTTGATCCACCAGCTCAAAGAGCAATACACGATTGTTATCGTGACCCATAACATGCAACAGGCTTCGCGGGTCGCTGATATGACGGCATTTTTCAACGTGAAGACCAATGATGATGGTACCCGCCAGGGCTATCTGGGGGAATGCGATCGCACGGAGGTTATTTTCCAAAATCCCCGGGAACAGGCCACCCAAGAATATGTCAGTGGCCGTTTCGGTTAA
- a CDS encoding FHA domain-containing protein, which yields MAVAPTVTMNQPQHVFVVQDDTGQREYILTDARYSIGRRSSCAIHLQSQFVSRLHATLVRHLTDDHVYYRIVDGDGLQEASANGILVNGNKVNAVTLQDGDVVTFGPQILGRYERRSPRASKRTQPGEEDPFDITLIDPAMLAEDQELMADEEATRLF from the coding sequence ATGGCTGTTGCTCCTACCGTCACAATGAACCAACCTCAACATGTTTTTGTTGTCCAAGATGACACTGGACAACGGGAATATATTTTGACGGATGCTCGCTATTCTATTGGGCGTCGTAGTAGTTGCGCGATTCACCTCCAGTCTCAGTTTGTGTCTCGTCTCCATGCCACCTTAGTCCGGCATCTCACGGATGATCATGTTTACTATCGCATTGTTGATGGGGACGGTTTGCAGGAGGCGAGTGCCAATGGCATTTTGGTCAATGGGAACAAAGTGAATGCGGTCACACTCCAAGATGGGGATGTCGTGACGTTTGGCCCCCAAATTTTGGGTCGTTATGAACGGCGATCGCCGCGTGCTTCAAAGCGCACTCAGCCAGGGGAGGAAGATCCCTTTGACATTACGCTCATTGATCCGGCGATGTTAGCCGAGGATCAAGAACTGATGGCTGATGAAGAGGCAACACGTTTGTTTTAG
- a CDS encoding TIGR03943 family putative permease subunit, whose amino-acid sequence MVNFSAPKAAGLAPWFDITALLLWGALLLKYAITGQLALLIHPNYFGLCVAAGIILLLLGLGKLLQQVRPQVSGGESVQHITLLPQNVGSALLIVVAIAGFLIPPTILSSQTAIQRGLTEELPLTRSQPESFRVGTSPEERTLLDWIRTLNVYPEPDAYTGDPVKVNGFVTHLPQLPDNYMMVSRFVLTCCAVDAYPVGLPVKLEGDRQAFAPDSWVEVTGEMITEDLQLTTEAEGDNNLPQRQLVIQASAVEPIPTPRNPYDY is encoded by the coding sequence ATGGTTAATTTTTCTGCTCCGAAAGCGGCTGGTTTGGCCCCTTGGTTTGATATTACGGCCCTGTTGTTGTGGGGAGCTTTGCTGCTCAAGTATGCGATTACGGGCCAGCTAGCTCTGTTGATCCACCCCAATTACTTCGGTTTATGTGTGGCGGCGGGGATTATTCTCCTCCTGCTGGGGTTGGGAAAATTACTACAACAGGTGCGTCCCCAAGTTAGTGGCGGGGAGTCGGTGCAGCACATTACGCTATTACCCCAGAATGTGGGGAGTGCCCTATTAATTGTGGTGGCGATCGCCGGATTTTTGATCCCGCCGACCATTTTGTCAAGCCAGACAGCGATTCAACGGGGTTTAACGGAAGAGTTGCCCCTCACCCGGAGTCAACCGGAAAGTTTTCGGGTCGGTACCTCCCCAGAGGAGCGGACGTTATTGGATTGGATTCGGACGTTGAATGTTTACCCGGAACCCGATGCCTATACGGGGGATCCGGTGAAGGTAAATGGGTTTGTGACTCACCTGCCCCAGTTGCCGGACAATTACATGATGGTGTCGCGGTTTGTGTTGACCTGTTGTGCAGTGGATGCCTATCCGGTGGGATTGCCCGTGAAACTCGAAGGCGATCGCCAAGCCTTTGCGCCGGACTCCTGGGTAGAAGTCACGGGGGAAATGATCACCGAGGATCTCCAACTCACCACAGAAGCTGAGGGTGATAATAATTTGCCCCAGCGCCAGTTGGTGATCCAAGCCAGTGCCGTCGAACCGATTCCCACCCCCAGAAATCCTTACGATTATTAG
- a CDS encoding phospholipase D-like domain-containing protein, translating to MVNPAARRPFFAFWGLLAVGLLGCQGGRGRSPQDESIQVYFNQRQGRHISYTEPYRQLKRPGDNLEAVLIEGINSAQNTIDIAIQELNLPLVAEVLADQAAAGITIRVIVENNYRQPWAEPDSAEILELDERDQGKYQEFVALADENQDGFLDAAETAKYDAIAILERAKIPILDDTADGSKGSGLMHHKFMVVDGETVITGSANWTLSGIHGDFANPETRGNVNHLMRIQDAAIAQVFTAEFEEMWTGHKFGVQKLQEPPQTFSVGNSRITVQFSPFSSSQPWENTSNGLIGSTLAQAQESISLALFVFSEQKIANILEKEAQAGTAIRALIDPSFAFREYSDGLDLLGVNLKEKCDPFNRPWANPIQTVGTPKLPKGDKFHHKFAVIDGKTVITGSHNWSAAANNQNDETLLIIQNEAIAQQFQAEFDQFYTMAYLGIPPFIASKQKPMPADCTVAATNGPVNLNTASAIELETLPGIGPSLAQGIIEGRPYSGLTDLQRVSGIGEKKAADLAGKVTW from the coding sequence ATGGTTAATCCCGCCGCTCGCCGCCCATTTTTCGCTTTTTGGGGTCTGTTGGCCGTTGGTCTGCTGGGTTGCCAGGGAGGAAGGGGGCGATCGCCCCAGGATGAATCCATTCAGGTGTATTTCAATCAGCGTCAAGGCCGACATATTAGTTACACCGAACCCTACCGCCAACTGAAACGCCCAGGGGATAACCTCGAAGCTGTTCTAATCGAGGGCATTAACAGCGCCCAAAACACCATCGATATTGCGATTCAGGAGTTGAACTTGCCCCTGGTAGCTGAAGTTCTGGCCGACCAAGCCGCTGCGGGAATCACAATTCGCGTCATCGTCGAAAATAATTATCGTCAACCCTGGGCTGAACCTGATTCGGCAGAAATTTTAGAACTCGATGAACGGGATCAGGGAAAATACCAAGAATTTGTCGCCCTCGCCGACGAAAACCAAGATGGCTTTTTGGATGCGGCAGAGACGGCTAAATATGATGCGATCGCCATTTTAGAACGGGCAAAGATTCCGATTTTAGACGACACCGCCGACGGTTCCAAAGGGAGCGGCCTGATGCACCACAAATTTATGGTGGTCGATGGGGAAACGGTGATCACCGGCTCGGCGAATTGGACATTAAGCGGCATCCACGGAGATTTCGCCAACCCGGAAACCAGGGGCAATGTAAACCACCTAATGCGGATCCAAGATGCGGCGATCGCCCAGGTTTTTACGGCAGAATTTGAGGAGATGTGGACAGGGCACAAATTTGGGGTTCAGAAACTTCAGGAACCGCCCCAAACCTTTAGCGTGGGCAACAGTCGCATCACTGTTCAGTTTTCGCCTTTCTCCAGTTCCCAACCTTGGGAAAATACGAGCAATGGTCTCATTGGCAGCACCCTCGCCCAAGCCCAAGAGTCGATTAGCCTGGCCCTATTTGTGTTCTCTGAGCAAAAAATCGCCAATATTTTAGAAAAAGAAGCCCAAGCGGGCACTGCAATCCGCGCCTTAATTGATCCGAGTTTTGCCTTTCGGGAATATAGCGATGGGCTGGATCTGTTGGGGGTGAATCTCAAGGAAAAATGTGACCCCTTTAATCGGCCTTGGGCTAACCCCATTCAAACCGTCGGCACGCCAAAATTACCCAAGGGGGACAAATTTCACCACAAATTCGCTGTCATTGATGGCAAAACCGTGATTACCGGCTCCCATAATTGGTCAGCTGCTGCCAACAACCAGAACGACGAAACCCTCTTAATTATCCAGAACGAGGCGATCGCCCAACAATTTCAAGCTGAATTCGATCAGTTTTATACTATGGCCTACCTGGGGATTCCGCCCTTTATCGCCAGCAAACAAAAACCGATGCCCGCTGACTGTACTGTAGCCGCCACCAATGGCCCTGTGAACCTTAATACCGCCAGTGCCATCGAACTCGAAACCCTACCTGGCATTGGCCCCAGCCTCGCCCAAGGAATTATCGAAGGCCGTCCCTACTCTGGTTTGACGGATCTGCAACGGGTGTCGGGCATTGGGGAAAAGAAAGCCGCCGACCTGGCCGGAAAAGTCACTTGGTAG
- a CDS encoding tetratricopeptide repeat protein: MRPIFSFLCSLLLWISLCWPSVALTNAQISEGDRLTQTAIQAAKKGDLFTAEKIWSDLIEAFPQNPALWSNRGNTRASLNQFDAALDDLNEAIRLAPNQVEPYFNRGAILEQQQRFSEAIADYDKAIELDPQEAIAYHNRGNAYGSLGNWEQARQDYQKATELDPRFAWAAESYALALYQVGENNQAIQRMKGLVRKYPMFADARVALTAMLWGNHQFGEAESNWVAAAGLDDRYRDLEWLEDIRRFPPKVLEDLDNFLNLQ, encoded by the coding sequence ATGCGCCCAATTTTTAGTTTTCTGTGTAGTCTGCTGCTGTGGATTAGCCTTTGTTGGCCCAGTGTTGCCCTCACCAATGCTCAAATCTCTGAAGGCGATCGCCTCACCCAAACTGCGATCCAGGCAGCGAAAAAAGGTGATTTGTTTACCGCCGAAAAAATTTGGTCAGATTTAATTGAAGCATTTCCCCAAAATCCGGCCCTCTGGAGCAACCGAGGCAATACGAGGGCGAGTTTAAATCAGTTTGATGCGGCCCTTGACGATCTCAATGAAGCGATTCGCCTGGCCCCAAACCAAGTCGAACCCTACTTTAATCGCGGTGCGATCCTTGAACAACAGCAACGGTTTAGCGAAGCGATCGCCGACTATGACAAAGCTATCGAACTTGATCCCCAAGAGGCGATCGCCTACCACAATCGCGGCAATGCCTACGGCAGTTTGGGCAATTGGGAACAGGCCCGCCAGGACTACCAGAAAGCAACGGAACTGGATCCCCGCTTTGCCTGGGCCGCCGAAAGTTATGCCCTTGCTCTGTATCAAGTTGGCGAAAACAACCAAGCGATCCAGCGAATGAAAGGCCTGGTGCGCAAATACCCGATGTTTGCCGATGCGCGGGTGGCTCTGACGGCGATGCTCTGGGGCAACCACCAATTCGGCGAGGCTGAAAGTAACTGGGTGGCCGCAGCGGGTTTAGACGATCGTTACCGGGATTTAGAATGGTTAGAGGATATTCGTCGCTTTCCGCCGAAAGTCCTTGAAGATTTAGATAATTTCCTCAATCTCCAGTAG